A single genomic interval of Eurosta solidaginis isolate ZX-2024a chromosome 3, ASM4086904v1, whole genome shotgun sequence harbors:
- the mEFTu2 gene encoding elongation factor Tu, giving the protein MIQIFSKIAGTSLRTVGVISCENNLNVYPVRRKWFSVTHSLTAAGSGNNCSQHCNVGTIGHVDHGKTTLTSAITKILAEKGLAQYQSYEQIDRAPEEKARGITINACHIGYATTERFYAHTDCPGHADYIKNMISGASQMDGAILVVAANDGQMPQTREHLLLAKQVGIERIIVFINKADLVDQEVLELVEIEMREMLSDFGFDGIASPVVYGSALLALKGDTSPFGVPSIEKLLHEMDSYVPTPARDYNSPFILPIDNAFTVAGRGTVVVGTIKRGTMMKNDLADLLGFNQNIRTSIGDIQIFKKSVAKAVAGENVGILLRSVKISNVDRGMLLCAADTENISNHFEASMYLLSRAEGGRSKPMLSKYIQQLFSATWNIPARIDLIPSDGMLMPGEHAKVRITLLRKMVLIPGQAFTIRENGATVATGMITERKPALDIPKNKLSKIVVTC; this is encoded by the exons ATgattcaaatattttcaaaaatagctggtACCAGCTTGCGTACAGTAGGGGTTATATCATGCGAAAATAATTTAAACGTATACCCCGTTAGAAGGAAATGGTTTAGTGTTACACATAGCTTAACTGCAGCTGGAAGTGGTAATAATTGTTCTCAACATTGCAATGTCGGCACAATAGGACATGTTGATCATGGTAAGACGACATTAACTTCAGCTATAACAAAAATACTGGCCGAAAAAGGTCTAGCACAATATCAATCATATGAACAAATTGACCGAGCACCGGAGGAGAAGGCGCGTGGCATAACAATCAATGCTTGTCACATAGGATATGCAACTACAGAACGCTTCTATGCACATACTGACTGCCCGGGTCATGCGGACTATATTAAG aaTATGATATCAGGCGCCTCACAAATGGATGGAGCAATATTAGTAGTTGCCGCAAACGATGGGCAAATGCCACAAACACGTGAGCATTTACTACTCGCAAAACAAGTTGGTATCGAACGTATTATTGTGTTCATTAACAAAGCCGATTTAGTGGATCAAGAAGTTTTAGAATTAGTTGAAATAGAAATGCGGGAAATGCTATCAGATTTTGGATTTGATGGAATTGCAAGTCCTGTTGTATACGGGTCAGCATTGTTGGCTTTGAAAGGTGATACATCGCCATTTGGCGTACCATCAATTGAAAAATTACTGCATGAAATGGATTCCTATGTGCCGACACCTGCGCGCGATTATAATTCACCTTTTATCTTGCCTATTGATAATGCGTTTACTGTAGCGGGACGTGGTACAGTAGTAGTTGGTACAATAAAGCGGGGAACTATGATGAAGAACGATTTGGCTGATTTGCTGGGGTTTAATCAGAATATTAGAACAAGCATTGgagatatacaaatttttaagaaaagtGTAGCAAAG GCCGTCGCAGGCGAAAATGTAGGTATCTTATTGCGTTCCGTTAAAATCTCCAACGTTGATCGTGGTATGCTATTGTGTGCAGCTGATACCGAAAATATATCAAATCACTTCGAAGCATCCATGTACCTTTTGTCGCGTGCTGAAGGTGGTCGGTCAAAACCAATGCTTTCCAAATATATACAACAATTATTTAGCGCAACTTGGAACATACCAGCTCGTATCGACCTAA TACCATCGGATGGTATGTTAATGCCAGGCGAACATGCAAAGGTGCGCATAACATTATTACGCAAAATGGTTTTAATACCAGGTCAAGCTTTTACTATAAGAGAGAATGGAGCAACGGTTGCAACTGGCATGATTACAGAACGAAAACCTGCATTGGATATACCTAAgaataaattatcaaaaattgtTGTAACTTGCTAA